CTGTCTGATAGCAATTAAAGCTGACAGTCCAAAAACAGAGGCAGTCACCGCAGCTATGACTAGCCAACGCCTTTTCACAATCAGCGAGTATTGTTGCAAATCTGGGGATTGGTCTTCTTGGTTAGAGGGCATGGAATATATTGCGAATATTCTGAAATACTTACTAATTTTGCTTCAAAATTTTGGTAGCCCAAAATAGTTATTTGAACATACTTAAATATAATTACTTACAAATTATTTGTATAAAAAGTACTTAGTTCTTCTATAATTTTTGGATTACTTTCCTTTCTATACATCTTTTTAGTTTTATCCCAGAAACATTATCGAAATGTCAAGGTATTTTTTATCTACTTTCTCTGAGATTTTATATTACTTTGATAAGTATTTAAATTAAATAAAACTTTAACCTTTACATAACCTTTTTGCTAGTATATAAAACTACATAAGCTAAATTAATAATCACTATCTTAATTGTATATATGGTTTAAAAATTTTTATTGATCGAGTATTACTACGTAAAGATTTTGCTTGCTCTGCTGTTATTGACTTAACTAGTAATCACGCCTAGAGAAAAACGTAAACTCTTGCAAACAGGGAATATTAGATTACTGCATCCTTAATATTTTCAATATTTTATACTGCTTTATTAACAGGATTTTACTATAATGAACAATCTTCTACCAAAATTATATCTATATGTCAATACGTATTTTTAAGTAAATTTATGTTAATTAAGTTTCAAGTTTATATTGACGATATTCATAGCATCATGCAAATATAAAGCTTGGACAGCTAACCTTAGTAAGATGTATGTATTACATACATGCCACGTAAGCGCACTGACAACTGTCCTTCCAGTCCATATATTCAATACCCAATTCTTTTGAAAAACAGAGTATTACAAAAGTTTGCAATCTATGTATGCTTTGAAACAAGAGAGCTAAATTTTTATACTACTATCATTGAATCTCTTGCTGCCTTAACAAACAAATAAATACCAGGATACTGAAGAATCAGAAAAATCAATGACTCTTACAAGTTATGTCAGTTCTCCTGCCAATACTAGGTTGCCCAACATAATCCGCAGCCTACCGATATTGCTCTTGTTAGGGGATATTTTTGGGTTGCTCATTTGTTTAGCGATCGCACAATGGTTGCGTTTAGATCAACCCTTACATTGGCTCAATCCATTGCCTTACGGATTTGTCTGCATGACACTTGCAGCACTTTATTTAGCAGATGCGTACCATCCAGATCGGCAAATTGCAGGTTTAAGAGCGCCTGCTCGAATTATTGTTTGTAACATTGCGATCGCATTCTTTATTTCTGCCCTAATTTACTTGTCAGGTATTGGCAAACATAACCCAATATCGTGGCGGAGCGTCTTCTTACCTAGCATCGGGATCTTTACCATTTGGGCAGTAATATTGCGCGTAGTAGCAGTGAAATGGGTGCGATCGCACGCTTTGAAAAGTCGATGGTTGATACTAGGAGCAGAAGATAATGCCATTAAATTTGCACAGAAATTGCTGGTACTTAATCCTTTAGGAAAGTTGACTGTTCTAGCAGAAGAAAATCAAACAACCATAGACTTACCAAAAAGCAATCTGAGTTATCAGGGAAATCTGAGCGATTTGTTGCAATGGAGTCAAGAATCTTGGTCTGGGGTTATAGTTACAGCCCAGATAAATTTTTCCAAATCTCAAGCACAACAGTTAATGCAGATGCGATTGCGAGGAATTCCGGTTTACACATTGCCGGATGTTTACCAAACATTTTGGTATAAACTTCCTTCATTGCTGCTACAAGATAAATGGTTGGCTTTTAGTGATGGTTTTAACCTAATGCCTGGTTACTTCAGTATGAAACTGAAGCGAGTTGTCGATCTCATATTGATCCTCTTTTTATTAGTATTAGTTGCACCACTTCTGTTGTTGGTTGCATTACTAATTAGATTAGATAGTCCTGGCCCAGTATTGTACAGTCAGCAGCGAAGTGGGTTGTACGGTAAACCATTTAGAGTTTATAAATTTCGCTCCATGTATCAAGATGCAGAAAAGTCTGGGGCACAATGGGCAAGTCAACGCGATCCACGGATCACCAGAATCGGATACTGGCTACGTTTGTTGCGTATTGATGAATTACCCCAAATATGGAACGTCTTACAGGGTGAAATGAGTCTGATTGGGCCTCGTCCAGAACGGCCGGAATTTGATGTCAAACTTAAAGAAGCGATTCCCTACTATGAAGTCCGCTATCTGGTCAAACCGGGAATTACAGGCTGGGCACAGGTTATGTATCCATACGGAGCATCTATCGAAGATGCTTACGAAAAGCTTTCTTACGATCTGTATTACATCAAAAATTATTCCATTTGGTTGGATTTAGCGATCGCCTTCAAAACGATTCGAGTTGTTTTGTTAGGTAAAGGTAGATAAGGAAAAAGAAATGAAAAAGAAAATATTGGTAACTGGCGGTGCTGGTTACATTGGCTCCCATGTAGTTCGTCAATTGGGGGAAGCTGGTTATGATGTCGTAGTCTACGACAACTGCTCTACAAGTTCACCAGCATCCGTACTACACGGGAAATTAATTATTGGCGATTTAGTAGACACCGGGCATCTTTATCAAGTTTTTGCCCAGCATGAATTCAGCGCAGTCTTACACTTCGCCGCTAGTCTGATTGTTCCAGAATCAGTAGCTCATCCCCTCGACTACTACGCAAACAACACCCGCAACACTTTAAATTTGCTGCGCTGCTGTAGCGTTATGGGTGTTAACAAGTTCATTTTTTCCAGCACAGCCGCAGTGTATGGGGAAGTAGAAGAAAATCCTGTTACTGAGTTGAACCCTACACAGCCGATTAATCCTTACGGGCGTTCAAAGTTGATGAGTGAATGGCTGATCCAGGACTATGCGGCAGCATCTTCAATGCGCTACGTAATTCTACGTTACTTTAATGTAGCAGGTTCTGAACCACGTGGACTATTGGGGCAAATGTCTCCGAATGCCACTCACTTAATTCGGGCTGCTTGTGATGCGGCACTCAAGCGTAAGCCAGAAGTACGAATTTTTGGTACTGATTTTCCTACGCCTGATGGAACCGCAATCCGAGACTATATCCACGTAGAGGATTTGGCGACTGCTCATTTAGATGCTTTGGATTATTTAGAAAAAAGAGGTGAAAGCCAAATTTTCAACTGCGGTTATGGGCAAGGATACAGCGTGCGACAAGTTATTGAGAGAGTCAAGGCTATTTCTGGTGTCGATTTTCCCGTTATTGCCGCACCACGTCGTCCGGGCGATCCTGCCTGTGTTGAAGCTTGTGCTGATAAAATCCGTAGAGTTTTGGGTTGGCAACCAAAGCACAATGATTTAGACGAAATTATCGATACAACTATTACTTGGGAAAAACATAAGAGTAACTTGGCAAGACAAAAGCATCTAAATATGGCATACGCATAATTAAAACTTGGTACCTAATTAACCTTGTTTTTGGAATTTAGATAACTTGAATTCGACGGCTCATATAGTGTCCCTATAATTGACTCAATCAAAAAATTTCCACGTTTAGATAGGCATTATTTTTAAATAAAGGCACGCAATTACTTATGTTAAAGGCGGCTGATAATTCAACATCTAACTCAAAACCTTTTTCAATCAACTCTTTACCCGAACTGCATTTTTTCAAGTACCCTAGTAAATCCTGCTGAAAAGCCTGAAATGTTGCCACAGCCACTTCAGCTTCTGGTGATAGACTGCCATCTAAATAACTGAGAATTGCCCCAGCACCAATCAAATCTTCAAATGCAGGACGTAAACTACCATCTTCTTTCCACCTCTCACCGGCAGGAATTACAGCGATTTTGTCGCCATACTTTTGAGCAAACTGCGCTACAGCTTGGCAATTTCGCAAGCAACCAGCCAAAGTTAGTGTATTTCCTGTATGTAAAGTCAGAAATGAACCATTAGGTGATGGTAAAACTAGTCTGGTTCCAGCAGGAATTTCAGCTACCGATTTTGGCGAGAGAGAATATCCAGTTGTAGTCCAACGTTGTCTATGACTTGCCAATTCTGCTTGTACTGACTTGGCATAATCTATGGCTGATTCATCTCTATATGCGTAGGGAAAAATTATCGCGCCGTTGTTGGTGGCAATTTCTACACAAGTAGAAAAAGAGAGAACATCAACTATCACAACTACATCACTAATGGGAGCAAGTTCAGCAACTCCTTGTGAACCCCATTCACAGCGTAAATTAAACTCTGATTGGTTGTAAATCATGAGAGCGATCGCAAAAGACAATATGATAACAAATCATTCAAGATATTTTAAGTAACCATTCCGCTAACGACGTGGCTAATGGTACAGAGGTTCAATTGTTGTTTGACGCAGAACGCCATCATTATCAAGTCTTAAATTTTGGCTGGAAAGAACAACGGAGAATTTATGGAGTTATCATTCATGTTGATATAAAAGACAAAAAAATTTGGATACAAAGAGATGGTACATAAATCGGTATTGCTAATGAATTAATTGCTGGTGGAGTACCTAAAGAAGATATTGTATTAGGATTTCATGCTCCTTATAAACGCGAATTTACTGACTTTGCTGTTGGATAAGTAGTAGAAAATAAGCAATAGTAATCTTTGCCTTAATCATCCACTATCCGCTAAACTCAGAAATGCTGCGTTATTCCTCATCATGTCCGATTCTCAAACTGTTAGTGCTGCTGTTGCCAAACTCTACAATACCTACCCCTTTCCGCCGGAAGCCCTGTTGGATGAACCACCTCCAGGCTACAACTGGCGCTGGAATTGGCTAGCTGCTCATAACTTCTGCACAGGTCAAAAACCTCAAAAGCAAGATATTCGGATTTTAGATGCAGGTTGCGGTACAGGGGTAAGTACAGAGTACCTGGTTCATCTCAATCCCCAGGCTTCTGTTGTGGGGATTGATCTCAGTACTGGGGCTTTAGATGTAGCAAAAGAACGTTGTCAACGTTCTGGTGCTAACCGTGTTGAGTTTCATCACCTCAGCTTGTTTGATGTGGAACAGTTACCGGGTGAGTTTGATTTAATAAACTGTGTTGGCGTTTTGCACCATACTTCCGATCCGATTCGCGGTATTCAAGCCTTGGCGCAGAAGTTAGCCCCAGGCGGCTTGATGCACATTTTTGTGTACGGAGAGTTGGGACGCTGGGAAATTCAACTCATGCAAAAAGCGATCGCACTTCTGCAAGGTGACAAAAAAGGCGACTACCGCGATGGTGTCCAAGTCGGACGACAAATATTTGCTTCCCTACCAGAAAATAACCGAATTGTCAAATACGAAAAGCAGCGTTGGTCATTAGAAAACCACAAGGATGAACACTTTGCCGATATGTACGTTCATCCCCAGGAAATTGACTACAACATAGAGACGCTTTTTGAATTAATTGATGCTTCGGGATTGGAGTTTATAGGTTTCTCGAATCCGAGTTTCTGGGATTTGGAGAGGCTTTTGAGCAAAGCACCAGAGTTAGTAGAACGGGCAAAAGAATTGAGCGATCGCCAGCTTTATCGCCTGATAGAATTACTAGATCCAGAAGTAACTCATTACGAGTTTTTCCTTGGTCGTCCTCCCTTAGTTAAAACTGACTGGTCAGACGACAAAGCTTTATTAGCAGCGATTCCCGAACTTAATCCTTGTATTGAAGGATTTCCCAGTCAATGCTTCTTTAACTACAATTACCAGATTGTTAATTTATCTGAACCAGAGTTTGAATTTATGCAAAAGTGTGATGCGAATTCAACGGTTGCAGAGATTTTGGCTGATGTGCAACTAGGATTAGATGAAGTAAGAAAACTTCTTCAGCAGCAACTGATATTATTAGCACCTGCTTAATCGGCCTCCAATTCAACACTGGCTTAATAAAAGCAATTTATACTTATGGTGATGAGCGATCGCCCATCACCACTTTTGGTAAATTAATGTAGATTAGGAAAGTGCCCAACAAACGGGTATTCTAAATCCCAAAAGTTGGAGTTTTCTGAAATTCAGCAGTGGTGCGCTGCTTAATGACAAGCCGCTACTCTCCGATTTCTGATTTGCGGTATGCCCATATACTCCTCAAGCACCAGTTGATTTTATTGACACCCAATTACTTCAAACACCAAGATGCTATGTAAAGACTTTGGAGGACAATAATCTACTCAAAAAAGCTGGAATTGGAAGAAAATTTGAATTTTTCGGCAGCGATAATTTTGATTATTCACCCACACAGTCTTTTACATCATCAGCCGCTCTCTCGCTTCTGGAAGCGCGATTTTACTGACTGTGTAACGTTGCCAAGAAGTTAATTGTTTTTTCCTAAAGTATTGTTACCGGATCGTGATATGATTCAGCTGACTGAATGTGCAGTCATCATAATTTAGCTGTACTGGTTTCAAGTCTCGTGAGCTTGTCAGACGAATCAATTGCGCCCACTCCGACAACGCAACAAGATGCTAAAACTGATTCTGGAGACACAGAATCAGGTAACTCTATGCAAGAGTTTTATCAACTCTTCCAGCGATTGTTGGTAATCACGCTTGTCTTGACGGGGGTTATTTTTATCTCTGTGTGGATTTTTTATTCCTTAAACATTGCCCTAAATTATTTAATTGGGGCGTGTACAGGTGTGGTTTACTTAAAAATGTTGGCTAGAGATGTTGAGCAGCTCGGTAGTGAGAAAGCCAGTCTGAGCAAAACTCGTTTTGCTCTGTTTATTGGAGTCATGATCGTAGCAACTCAATGGCGTGAGCTACAGATTTTGCCCATATTTTTGGGATTTCTAACTTACAAAGCCACGCTCCTCGTCTATATGGTGCAAATTGCGTTCCTTCCTGATTCTTAAAAAGTTCAGGCTCACAAAGATAGTAATCCCATCCTCGCTCGTTGGGGAAAATGCTTGAAGAATGCAAATGCTTAGTGTCTTAAACGCCTTTAATTCTTTTCCCCTCGCCGAATTAGAAGTAGGTCATCATTTCTACTGGCAGTTGGGCAATCTTAAAATTCATGGGCAAGTTTTTCTCACCTCATGGTTTGTGATTAGCATTTTAGTAGTGGCTTCAATAGCTGCTACTCGCAACGCACAAAGAATTCCCAAGGGCATCCAGAATTTGATGGAATACGCCTTAGAATTTATTCGTGATTTGGCCAAAAACCAACTTGGTGAGAAAGAGTACCGCCCTTGGGTGCCATTTATTGGCACATTGTTCTTGTTTATTTTCGTATCGAACTGGTCAGGTGCGCTAATTCCCTGGAAGCTCATCAAGCTACCTTCGGGCGAATTGGCAGCTCCCACCAATGACATCAATACGACTGTTGCATTAGCACTGCTAACATCCTTAGCGTACTTTTATGCGGGTTTTAGCAAACGGGGTTTAGGCTACTTTAAGAAATATATAGAGCCAACACCTGTTTTGTTGCCGATCGCAATCTTA
The Nostoc punctiforme PCC 73102 genome window above contains:
- a CDS encoding sugar transferase; the protein is MTLTSYVSSPANTRLPNIIRSLPILLLLGDIFGLLICLAIAQWLRLDQPLHWLNPLPYGFVCMTLAALYLADAYHPDRQIAGLRAPARIIVCNIAIAFFISALIYLSGIGKHNPISWRSVFLPSIGIFTIWAVILRVVAVKWVRSHALKSRWLILGAEDNAIKFAQKLLVLNPLGKLTVLAEENQTTIDLPKSNLSYQGNLSDLLQWSQESWSGVIVTAQINFSKSQAQQLMQMRLRGIPVYTLPDVYQTFWYKLPSLLLQDKWLAFSDGFNLMPGYFSMKLKRVVDLILILFLLVLVAPLLLLVALLIRLDSPGPVLYSQQRSGLYGKPFRVYKFRSMYQDAEKSGAQWASQRDPRITRIGYWLRLLRIDELPQIWNVLQGEMSLIGPRPERPEFDVKLKEAIPYYEVRYLVKPGITGWAQVMYPYGASIEDAYEKLSYDLYYIKNYSIWLDLAIAFKTIRVVLLGKGR
- the galE gene encoding UDP-glucose 4-epimerase GalE, producing MKKKILVTGGAGYIGSHVVRQLGEAGYDVVVYDNCSTSSPASVLHGKLIIGDLVDTGHLYQVFAQHEFSAVLHFAASLIVPESVAHPLDYYANNTRNTLNLLRCCSVMGVNKFIFSSTAAVYGEVEENPVTELNPTQPINPYGRSKLMSEWLIQDYAAASSMRYVILRYFNVAGSEPRGLLGQMSPNATHLIRAACDAALKRKPEVRIFGTDFPTPDGTAIRDYIHVEDLATAHLDALDYLEKRGESQIFNCGYGQGYSVRQVIERVKAISGVDFPVIAAPRRPGDPACVEACADKIRRVLGWQPKHNDLDEIIDTTITWEKHKSNLARQKHLNMAYA
- a CDS encoding 2-phosphosulfolactate phosphatase — encoded protein: MIYNQSEFNLRCEWGSQGVAELAPISDVVVIVDVLSFSTCVEIATNNGAIIFPYAYRDESAIDYAKSVQAELASHRQRWTTTGYSLSPKSVAEIPAGTRLVLPSPNGSFLTLHTGNTLTLAGCLRNCQAVAQFAQKYGDKIAVIPAGERWKEDGSLRPAFEDLIGAGAILSYLDGSLSPEAEVAVATFQAFQQDLLGYLKKCSSGKELIEKGFELDVELSAAFNISNCVPLFKNNAYLNVEIF
- a CDS encoding class I SAM-dependent methyltransferase produces the protein MSDSQTVSAAVAKLYNTYPFPPEALLDEPPPGYNWRWNWLAAHNFCTGQKPQKQDIRILDAGCGTGVSTEYLVHLNPQASVVGIDLSTGALDVAKERCQRSGANRVEFHHLSLFDVEQLPGEFDLINCVGVLHHTSDPIRGIQALAQKLAPGGLMHIFVYGELGRWEIQLMQKAIALLQGDKKGDYRDGVQVGRQIFASLPENNRIVKYEKQRWSLENHKDEHFADMYVHPQEIDYNIETLFELIDASGLEFIGFSNPSFWDLERLLSKAPELVERAKELSDRQLYRLIELLDPEVTHYEFFLGRPPLVKTDWSDDKALLAAIPELNPCIEGFPSQCFFNYNYQIVNLSEPEFEFMQKCDANSTVAEILADVQLGLDEVRKLLQQQLILLAPA
- a CDS encoding ATP synthase subunit I; protein product: MCSHHNLAVLVSSLVSLSDESIAPTPTTQQDAKTDSGDTESGNSMQEFYQLFQRLLVITLVLTGVIFISVWIFYSLNIALNYLIGACTGVVYLKMLARDVEQLGSEKASLSKTRFALFIGVMIVATQWRELQILPIFLGFLTYKATLLVYMVQIAFLPDS
- the atpB gene encoding F0F1 ATP synthase subunit A; the protein is MQMLSVLNAFNSFPLAELEVGHHFYWQLGNLKIHGQVFLTSWFVISILVVASIAATRNAQRIPKGIQNLMEYALEFIRDLAKNQLGEKEYRPWVPFIGTLFLFIFVSNWSGALIPWKLIKLPSGELAAPTNDINTTVALALLTSLAYFYAGFSKRGLGYFKKYIEPTPVLLPIAILEDFTKPLSLSFRLFGNILADELVVAVLVLLVPLFVPLPVMALGLFTSAIQALVFATLAGAYIHEAMEGHGGEEHEEH